One segment of Paraburkholderia bonniea DNA contains the following:
- a CDS encoding electron transfer flavoprotein subunit alpha/FixB family protein yields the protein MTILVIAEHDNESIKAATLNTVAAAKKIGGEIHLLVAGHNAQAAAEQAAQIAEVAQVLLADAPSLAAGLAENVGATVLAIARNYSHILAPATAYGKNIAPRVAALLDVAQISDITAVDSPDTFERPIYAGNAVATVQSLDPVKVITVRTTGFDPVAATGGTATVKPVDAAADQGLSQFVSREVTKLDRPELTSAQIIVSGGRGLGSGENYTRVLEPLADKLGAALGASRAAVDAGYVPNDYQVGQTGKIVAPQLYLAVGISGAIQHLAGMKDSKVIVAINKDPEAPIFSVADYGLVGDLFELVPQLVGELS from the coding sequence ATGACGATTCTGGTAATTGCTGAACACGACAACGAGTCGATCAAGGCGGCCACGCTGAATACCGTGGCGGCAGCAAAGAAAATTGGCGGTGAGATACATCTGCTGGTAGCGGGCCACAATGCCCAGGCCGCCGCTGAACAGGCCGCGCAGATCGCGGAGGTGGCTCAGGTGCTGCTGGCGGATGCGCCATCACTCGCGGCGGGGCTGGCGGAAAACGTCGGTGCGACGGTACTGGCCATCGCCAGAAATTATTCGCACATCCTGGCACCGGCAACCGCTTACGGCAAAAACATTGCACCGCGCGTAGCGGCGTTGCTTGATGTCGCGCAAATCAGCGATATCACCGCAGTGGATTCCCCCGATACCTTTGAGCGGCCGATTTACGCCGGTAATGCGGTGGCAACAGTGCAGTCGCTCGATCCGGTCAAGGTCATCACGGTGCGCACCACAGGTTTTGATCCGGTCGCAGCCACGGGCGGCACGGCGACGGTGAAGCCGGTTGACGCAGCGGCAGACCAGGGCCTGTCGCAGTTTGTCAGCCGCGAAGTGACGAAGCTGGACCGTCCGGAGCTGACTTCGGCGCAGATCATTGTGTCGGGTGGGCGTGGGCTGGGCAGCGGTGAAAACTACACGCGTGTGCTGGAGCCGCTCGCGGACAAACTGGGTGCGGCGCTCGGCGCATCGCGCGCGGCCGTTGATGCGGGCTACGTGCCTAACGACTACCAGGTTGGCCAGACCGGCAAGATCGTCGCGCCGCAGTTGTATCTGGCGGTCGGTATTTCGGGGGCGATCCAGCATCTGGCCGGGATGAAGGATTCCAAGGTCATCGTGGCGATCAACAAAGATCCCGAAGCGCCGATTTTCTCGGTGGCTGATTACGGTCTGGTGGGCGATCTGTTCGAACTCGTGCCCCAGCTTGTCGGCGAACTGAGCTGA
- a CDS encoding methionine ABC transporter permease, translating to MLTEMFDMFVQSFWETLVMVGVSGVIGTLVGLPLGVLLYLTDRHSVLQNLALNRVLGIVVNAVRSTPFIILLVAVIPLTRLLVGSSIGTMAAVVPLTIAAAPFVARLVETALREVDRGLIEAAQAMGATTQQIVFKVLLPESWPGVVAGLTITFVSLVGYSAMAGAIGGGGLGDLGIRYGYQRFLPEVMLAVVVILIVFVQVVQSFGDWLVRRLSHK from the coding sequence ATGTTGACTGAAATGTTCGATATGTTTGTGCAGTCGTTTTGGGAAACGCTGGTGATGGTCGGCGTGTCTGGCGTGATTGGTACCCTGGTTGGTTTGCCACTGGGCGTGCTGCTGTATCTGACCGATCGTCACAGCGTGCTGCAAAACCTCGCACTGAACCGGGTGCTTGGCATCGTGGTCAATGCGGTGCGCTCGACCCCATTCATCATCTTGCTGGTTGCGGTGATTCCGTTGACCCGGTTACTGGTTGGCTCATCTATTGGCACGATGGCTGCCGTGGTGCCGCTGACCATTGCCGCTGCGCCATTTGTCGCGCGGCTGGTCGAAACTGCGCTGCGCGAGGTTGACCGTGGCTTGATCGAAGCGGCTCAGGCGATGGGCGCAACCACACAGCAGATCGTTTTCAAGGTGCTGCTGCCTGAATCCTGGCCTGGTGTGGTGGCCGGGCTGACCATTACGTTTGTGTCACTGGTGGGCTATTCGGCGATGGCGGGTGCGATTGGCGGCGGCGGGCTGGGTGATCTTGGCATCCGTTATGGTTATCAGCGCTTTTTGCCGGAAGTGATGCTGGCGGTGGTGGTGATCCTGATTGTGTTCGTGCAGGTGGTGCAGTCGTTTGGCGACTGGCTGGTGCGCCGTCTGAGTCATAAATAG
- a CDS encoding acyl-CoA dehydrogenase: protein MYRAPVKDMLFVLQELAGLEQIAALPGFEDANSDTAQAVLEEAAKLCGEVLTPLNVTGDRNPSHWHDGAVSATPGFGEAFRQFAQGGWQGVQHPVAYDGQGLPKLIATPCIEMLNASNLSFALCPLLTDGAIEALLTAGTEAQKQAYVPRLISGEWTGTMNLTEPQAGSDLALVRTRAEPQDDGSYRLFGTKIFITWGEHDMAQNIVHLVLARTPNAPEGVKGISLFIVPKFLLNDDGSIGARNDVHCVSLEHKLGIKASPTAVLQFGDHGGALGHLIGEENRGLEYMFIMMNAARFAVGMQGVGISDRAYQKAAAYAKDRVQSRPVDGSAKQSVSIIHHPDVRRMLATMRALTEASRALAYVAAAHCDLAHAHPDEAKRAEHQAIYEFLVPVVKGWSTELSLEVTSLGVQVHGGMGFIEETGAAQYYRDARILPIYEGTTAIQANDLIGRKTLRDGGAVARALLDGVAHTLEALGAQKGAAFDSMRRYLSAGHQSLTAVVAFVIAHAKSDPNAVFAGSVPYLKLAGIVLGGWQMARALLAAAERQAEDPSFYGAKIATAQFFAEHVLPQASALEASIVSAKGDQGVLALTEDQF, encoded by the coding sequence ATGTATCGCGCCCCTGTCAAAGACATGCTGTTTGTGCTGCAAGAGCTGGCTGGCCTGGAGCAGATCGCTGCGCTGCCGGGCTTTGAGGACGCGAATTCCGACACGGCCCAGGCCGTGCTCGAAGAAGCCGCGAAACTGTGCGGTGAGGTATTGACCCCCCTGAATGTGACCGGCGACCGTAACCCAAGCCACTGGCATGACGGCGCAGTGAGTGCGACGCCGGGTTTTGGCGAGGCGTTTCGCCAGTTCGCGCAAGGCGGCTGGCAAGGGGTGCAGCATCCTGTTGCGTATGACGGGCAAGGGTTGCCCAAGCTGATAGCGACGCCTTGCATCGAGATGCTGAATGCGTCGAATCTATCGTTCGCGTTATGTCCATTGCTGACCGATGGTGCTATCGAGGCGTTGCTGACTGCAGGCACCGAGGCTCAAAAGCAGGCGTACGTTCCTCGGCTGATATCTGGCGAGTGGACCGGCACGATGAACCTGACCGAGCCCCAGGCCGGCTCGGATCTGGCGCTGGTGCGCACCCGCGCAGAACCGCAAGACGATGGTTCTTACCGCCTGTTTGGCACGAAGATTTTTATCACGTGGGGCGAGCACGATATGGCGCAGAACATTGTCCATCTCGTGCTGGCGCGCACGCCGAACGCACCGGAAGGTGTGAAAGGCATTTCGCTCTTTATCGTGCCGAAGTTTCTGCTCAATGACGACGGCTCGATTGGTGCACGTAACGACGTGCACTGCGTTTCGCTGGAGCACAAGCTGGGCATCAAGGCGAGCCCGACGGCGGTGTTGCAGTTTGGTGACCATGGCGGAGCGCTAGGTCATTTGATCGGCGAAGAAAATCGCGGCCTCGAATACATGTTCATCATGATGAATGCCGCCCGCTTTGCCGTGGGCATGCAAGGTGTGGGCATTTCTGATCGGGCGTACCAGAAGGCGGCTGCCTATGCGAAAGACCGGGTGCAAAGCCGTCCGGTTGATGGCTCGGCGAAGCAGTCGGTGTCGATCATTCACCACCCCGATGTGCGCCGGATGCTGGCCACGATGCGGGCGTTGACCGAAGCCTCCCGCGCACTGGCGTATGTCGCGGCGGCGCACTGCGATCTGGCGCATGCGCATCCTGATGAGGCGAAGCGGGCCGAACACCAGGCGATTTATGAATTTCTCGTGCCAGTGGTGAAAGGCTGGAGCACCGAGTTGTCGCTTGAGGTCACGAGTTTGGGCGTGCAGGTGCATGGTGGCATGGGTTTTATCGAGGAAACTGGTGCTGCGCAGTATTACCGTGACGCCCGCATCCTGCCGATTTACGAAGGTACGACAGCGATTCAGGCGAATGACCTGATCGGGCGCAAAACGCTGCGGGATGGTGGCGCGGTGGCACGCGCGCTGCTCGATGGCGTGGCGCATACGCTCGAAGCGCTAGGGGCGCAAAAAGGCGCGGCGTTCGACTCGATGCGGCGTTATCTGAGCGCCGGGCATCAGTCGTTGACGGCGGTCGTTGCGTTTGTCATTGCCCATGCAAAAAGCGATCCGAACGCGGTGTTTGCTGGCAGCGTGCCTTATCTGAAGCTCGCGGGGATTGTGCTGGGTGGCTGGCAGATGGCGCGGGCGTTGCTGGCTGCCGCTGAGCGGCAAGCTGAAGACCCGTCGTTTTATGGTGCGAAGATCGCTACGGCGCAGTTTTTTGCCGAGCATGTCTTGCCGCAGGCGAGCGCGCTCGAAGCGTCGATTGTGAGTGCGAAAGGCGATCAGGGCGTGCTGGCGCTGACAGAAGACCAGTTTTAG
- a CDS encoding NINE protein: MNTPASHLSRFKSKTITAALAFFFGSLGAHRFYLYGLRDLAGWAHLLGTLIGIPGFMLLVATERGSVLGWILAFAGAVSLLSAFLAAIVYGLRPDEKWDAQFNAGTERHSRSGWTVIFIIIFALLIGAFLLMTGLALSFQTYFEAQVQAAKALSQ; encoded by the coding sequence ATGAATACCCCTGCCTCGCATCTTTCCCGCTTCAAATCGAAAACGATCACCGCTGCACTGGCGTTTTTCTTCGGCAGCCTCGGCGCGCATCGCTTTTACCTATATGGGCTGCGCGACCTGGCTGGCTGGGCTCATCTGCTTGGCACACTAATAGGTATTCCCGGGTTCATGCTGCTCGTCGCAACCGAGCGCGGCTCGGTACTGGGCTGGATCCTGGCCTTCGCCGGAGCAGTCTCGCTGCTCTCCGCCTTTCTGGCCGCCATCGTGTACGGGCTGCGCCCTGACGAAAAATGGGATGCGCAGTTTAATGCGGGCACCGAGCGGCATAGCCGCTCCGGCTGGACGGTGATTTTCATCATCATCTTCGCGCTGCTCATTGGTGCCTTCCTGCTCATGACCGGCCTCGCCCTTTCGTTTCAAACCTACTTTGAAGCGCAGGTTCAGGCAGCAAAAGCACTATCTCAATAA
- a CDS encoding D-amino acid dehydrogenase: MRIVVLGSGVVGVTSAYYLARAGHEVTVIDREPGPALETSFANAGQISPGYAAPWAAPGVPLKAIKWMFEKHAPLSIRLDGTQFQLSWMWQMLQNCTTARYAINKGRMVRLAEYSRDCLQALRTDTGIQYEGRMGGTLQVFRTQQQLDGAAKDIAVLKEANVPYELLMPADLARVEPAMAAISHKLTGGLRLPGDETGDCQLFTQRLATLATELGVTFRYNTPVDALALSGGRIAGVQCGHELVRAEAYVVALGAHSTPLLAHTLKIPVYPLKGYSITAPVLNAAAAPVSTVLDETYKIAITRFDDRIRVGGMAEIVGFDKTLKRARRETLEMCVNDLFPGGGDTSKATFWTGLRPMTPDGTPIVGRTPLSNLFLNTGHGTLGWTMSCGSGQLLADLISGKQPAIRADDLTVHRYLGATDNTARPAFA, translated from the coding sequence ATGCGTATCGTTGTGTTAGGCAGTGGCGTGGTTGGCGTAACCAGCGCTTATTATCTCGCCCGGGCTGGCCACGAAGTCACCGTGATCGACCGTGAACCCGGTCCCGCGCTCGAAACCAGTTTTGCCAACGCCGGGCAGATTTCGCCAGGTTATGCCGCGCCGTGGGCCGCGCCTGGCGTGCCGCTCAAAGCCATCAAATGGATGTTCGAGAAGCACGCGCCGCTATCGATCCGTCTCGACGGCACGCAGTTCCAGTTGAGCTGGATGTGGCAAATGCTGCAGAACTGCACCACCGCGCGTTATGCCATTAACAAAGGCCGGATGGTCAGGCTGGCGGAATACAGCCGCGACTGCCTGCAAGCCTTGCGCACCGACACCGGTATTCAATATGAAGGCCGGATGGGCGGCACGCTGCAGGTGTTCCGCACTCAGCAACAGCTTGATGGCGCAGCCAAAGATATCGCGGTGCTCAAAGAGGCCAATGTGCCGTACGAACTCTTGATGCCCGCCGATCTCGCCCGAGTCGAACCCGCGATGGCGGCCATCTCGCACAAGCTCACCGGTGGCTTGCGCCTGCCTGGTGACGAAACCGGCGACTGCCAGTTGTTCACCCAGCGCCTCGCCACGCTTGCCACAGAACTGGGCGTCACCTTCCGCTACAACACGCCAGTCGATGCGCTCGCATTAAGCGGTGGGCGTATCGCTGGGGTCCAGTGCGGTCATGAACTGGTGCGTGCAGAGGCTTATGTCGTCGCACTGGGCGCTCATTCGACTCCGCTTCTCGCGCACACGCTCAAGATCCCGGTGTATCCGCTCAAGGGCTATTCCATCACCGCCCCCGTTCTCAATGCAGCGGCCGCGCCGGTTTCCACCGTGCTGGACGAAACCTACAAGATCGCCATCACGCGTTTTGATGACCGGATCCGGGTCGGCGGCATGGCGGAGATCGTCGGCTTTGACAAGACGCTCAAACGGGCCCGGCGTGAAACGCTCGAGATGTGCGTCAACGATTTGTTTCCCGGTGGCGGCGATACCTCAAAAGCGACCTTCTGGACCGGCCTGCGCCCGATGACGCCCGATGGCACGCCAATCGTCGGCCGCACGCCGCTCTCTAACCTTTTCCTGAATACGGGGCATGGCACGCTGGGCTGGACGATGTCATGCGGCTCAGGCCAGTTGCTAGCCGATCTGATATCGGGCAAGCAACCGGCCATCCGCGCCGATGATCTGACCGTGCATCGCTATCTGGGTGCCACCGACAACACAGCCCGGCCCGCTTTCGCCTGA
- a CDS encoding Lrp/AsnC ligand binding domain-containing protein, translating into MRMQRQSVRALDNLDRKILALLQQDGRMAMKDLAEQVGLSVTPCIERVRRMERDSVITGYYARVNPVELGAALLVFVEITLDHKSGNMFDQFRREVQKIPEVLECHLVSGDFDYLIKARIGEMADYRKLLGDILLQLPGAVQSKSYVVMEEIKETLMISVAE; encoded by the coding sequence ATGCGAATGCAACGTCAGTCAGTTCGTGCGCTGGACAATCTTGACCGCAAGATTCTTGCGCTGCTTCAGCAAGACGGCCGGATGGCGATGAAAGACCTTGCGGAGCAAGTTGGGTTGTCGGTGACGCCCTGTATTGAGCGGGTGCGGCGCATGGAGCGCGATAGCGTTATCACCGGTTATTACGCCCGGGTTAATCCCGTTGAACTGGGCGCGGCGCTGCTGGTATTCGTCGAGATCACGCTCGATCACAAGAGCGGCAATATGTTCGACCAGTTTCGCCGCGAGGTGCAGAAGATTCCTGAGGTGCTGGAATGCCATCTGGTCTCGGGGGATTTCGACTATCTGATCAAGGCCCGGATTGGCGAAATGGCCGATTACCGCAAGCTGCTGGGCGATATCCTGCTGCAATTGCCGGGGGCGGTGCAGTCGAAGAGCTATGTGGTGATGGAGGAAATCAAGGAAACGCTGATGATTTCAGTGGCGGAGTAA
- a CDS encoding alpha/beta hydrolase, which produces MKREATQPDSLLATPNTASTPSTAASVTANSGGTTYVTTRDGVKLPLYRWPAHGTTRATVALLHGLAEHAQRYQALAQELNAAGIELLALDLRGHGHAPGARTWVSHFDEYLLDAEALLRVAARSGHPLFLMGHSMGGSIAALYAIERANSHGTPLAGLILSSPALAPGRDVPRWMLALSQVISRIWPRFPALKIKPELLARDPAVVEANRRDPLVHHRAIPARTGAELLLAMTRIKQGRGSLRTPVLVYHGTSDKLTEPDGSQEFGAHVGSPDATLTLYDAAYHETMNDLERERVIQALLEWIIKRAR; this is translated from the coding sequence ATGAAGCGCGAAGCCACCCAGCCTGACTCCCTGCTTGCCACCCCCAATACGGCCAGCACCCCATCCACTGCTGCCAGCGTGACGGCCAACAGCGGCGGCACGACCTATGTCACCACCCGTGACGGAGTGAAGCTCCCGCTTTACCGCTGGCCCGCGCACGGCACCACGCGTGCCACGGTCGCGCTGCTGCACGGTCTGGCTGAGCACGCCCAGCGCTATCAGGCGCTAGCGCAGGAACTCAACGCGGCCGGGATCGAACTGCTGGCGCTCGATCTGCGCGGACACGGCCATGCGCCTGGCGCACGCACATGGGTTAGCCACTTCGATGAATATTTGCTGGATGCCGAGGCCCTGCTCCGCGTCGCCGCGCGCAGCGGCCACCCGCTATTCCTGATGGGGCACAGCATGGGCGGCTCGATCGCCGCGCTATATGCCATCGAGCGCGCCAACAGCCACGGCACGCCGCTGGCTGGATTAATCCTGTCGAGCCCCGCGCTCGCGCCCGGCCGGGATGTGCCGCGCTGGATGCTCGCCTTGAGTCAAGTTATCAGCCGGATCTGGCCGCGCTTTCCAGCGCTGAAAATCAAACCCGAGCTGCTGGCGCGCGACCCCGCTGTGGTCGAAGCCAACCGCCGGGACCCACTGGTGCACCATCGCGCGATTCCCGCGCGCACCGGCGCGGAACTCCTGCTGGCGATGACACGCATCAAACAGGGACGCGGCAGCCTACGCACGCCGGTGCTGGTGTATCACGGCACCAGCGACAAACTCACCGAACCCGATGGCAGCCAGGAGTTTGGCGCTCACGTGGGATCGCCCGACGCCACCTTGACGCTCTATGACGCGGCTTATCACGAGACGATGAATGATCTGGAACGCGAACGGGTGATTCAAGCGTTGCTCGAGTGGATCATCAAGCGCGCCCGATAA
- a CDS encoding PA0069 family radical SAM protein, with the protein MTDSRAEFPLASPVPRKGRGAVTNLQGRYEVDQRSAVDDGWAPLAEPGEADEPAVLRTEVFEEQAKSILTRNASPDIPFNVSLNPYRGCEHGCIYCFARPTHSYLGLSPGLDFESRIYAKINAPALLRQALSRPSYVVEPIALGVITDAWQPVERDLRLTRQVIEVLAEYGHPFAAITKSSLIERDLDLLAPMAARKQVMAAITMTTLDPALARTLEPRAATPARRLRTIRTLSEAGVPVGVSIAPVIPFVTEPDLERVLEACAEAGATHASYIVLRLPWEVAPLFREWLDAHFPDRAERVMNRVRDMRGGKDYDASFASRMKGEGPWADLLHQRFRQAVRRVGLNERSRGILDMSQFRGVQAAARPRDGEAQLDLF; encoded by the coding sequence GTGACTGATTCCCGCGCTGAATTTCCGCTTGCTTCTCCGGTGCCCCGTAAGGGGCGCGGTGCTGTCACGAATCTGCAAGGGCGCTATGAGGTCGATCAGCGTAGCGCGGTTGACGATGGCTGGGCACCGCTTGCTGAACCCGGCGAGGCGGATGAGCCTGCAGTGTTACGCACTGAAGTGTTTGAAGAGCAGGCTAAAAGCATCCTGACGCGTAACGCGTCGCCAGACATTCCCTTTAACGTATCGCTCAATCCTTATCGCGGCTGCGAGCATGGCTGCATTTACTGCTTTGCGCGGCCGACGCACAGCTATCTGGGGCTGTCTCCCGGGCTCGATTTCGAGAGCCGCATTTACGCCAAAATCAACGCGCCAGCATTGCTGCGCCAGGCATTGTCCCGGCCTTCATACGTTGTTGAGCCGATTGCGCTGGGGGTGATTACCGATGCCTGGCAGCCGGTTGAACGCGATCTGAGGCTGACGCGCCAGGTGATCGAAGTGCTGGCCGAATACGGCCATCCCTTTGCTGCGATCACCAAGTCGTCACTGATTGAGCGCGATCTCGACCTGCTGGCACCCATGGCCGCGCGCAAGCAAGTCATGGCCGCGATCACGATGACCACGCTCGACCCAGCGCTGGCGCGAACGCTCGAACCACGTGCGGCCACGCCCGCGCGCAGGCTGCGCACCATTCGCACGTTGAGTGAAGCGGGGGTGCCGGTGGGGGTGAGCATCGCGCCGGTCATTCCGTTTGTGACCGAGCCCGATCTTGAGCGGGTGCTGGAGGCGTGTGCCGAGGCGGGGGCGACCCATGCCAGCTATATCGTGTTGCGTTTGCCGTGGGAGGTCGCGCCGCTATTCAGGGAGTGGCTGGACGCACATTTTCCGGACCGCGCTGAGCGTGTGATGAATCGCGTGCGTGACATGCGTGGCGGCAAAGATTACGACGCATCGTTTGCCAGCCGGATGAAGGGTGAAGGGCCGTGGGCTGACCTGTTGCACCAGCGTTTTCGTCAGGCGGTGCGCCGCGTTGGCCTGAATGAACGCTCGCGCGGCATTCTCGATATGTCGCAGTTCCGTGGCGTGCAGGCCGCGGCCCGGCCACGTGACGGAGAGGCGCAACTGGATTTGTTCTAG
- a CDS encoding MetQ/NlpA family ABC transporter substrate-binding protein, whose product MQRRLILKLVALVGAAALFTGAAQADEVIKVGVTGGPHAQLMEVVKGVAARQGLTLKIIEFSDYVQPNAALAGGDLDANSYQHEPYLQAQIKDRGYKLLKIADTVTYPMGIYSKKVKSLAELPAGAKIAVPNDPTNGGRALLLLQKQGLLKLRPEAGLKATPLDIVSNPKKLKIIELDAAQIPRSLGDVDAAAVNTNFAMEAGLKPKQDAIALEDPKGPYVNILVIRAVDRNKPWVAKLIAAYHSPEVKQYIENKYGGAVIAAW is encoded by the coding sequence ATGCAACGTCGTCTGATTCTCAAACTGGTGGCTCTCGTGGGGGCCGCTGCACTATTCACTGGTGCCGCGCAGGCGGACGAAGTGATTAAGGTCGGTGTGACCGGCGGGCCGCACGCGCAATTGATGGAAGTCGTCAAAGGCGTCGCCGCACGCCAGGGCCTGACGCTCAAGATCATCGAATTCTCCGACTACGTTCAGCCGAATGCCGCGCTGGCGGGCGGGGATCTTGATGCCAACAGCTATCAGCACGAGCCCTATCTGCAAGCGCAGATCAAGGATCGCGGCTACAAGCTGCTGAAGATCGCGGACACCGTGACGTATCCGATGGGCATTTATTCGAAGAAGGTGAAGTCGCTGGCCGAGTTGCCTGCCGGGGCGAAGATCGCCGTGCCGAACGATCCGACTAACGGCGGCCGGGCGTTGCTGCTGCTGCAAAAGCAAGGGCTGCTGAAGTTGCGTCCCGAAGCTGGTCTGAAGGCCACGCCGCTGGATATCGTCAGCAACCCCAAAAAGCTGAAAATCATCGAGCTGGACGCGGCGCAAATTCCTCGCTCGCTGGGCGATGTCGACGCGGCCGCAGTGAATACCAACTTTGCGATGGAAGCCGGGTTGAAGCCAAAACAGGACGCGATTGCGCTGGAAGATCCAAAAGGCCCTTACGTGAATATTCTGGTGATCCGCGCGGTTGACCGGAACAAACCATGGGTGGCCAAGCTGATTGCCGCTTACCACTCGCCGGAAGTGAAGCAATACATTGAGAACAAATACGGCGGCGCGGTGATTGCGGCCTGGTAA
- a CDS encoding methionine ABC transporter ATP-binding protein translates to MIELKNISQRFAGPKGWVEALHNVNLSIPPGEVFGIIGRSGAGKSTLVRTINLLTRPTEGNIVVNGRDLTLLDAASLREARREIGMIFQHFNLLSSRTVYGNVALPLELAGLKRAEIEAAVLPLLDLVGLSAQKDRYPAQISGGQKQRVGIARALASKPKVLLSDEATSALDPETTRAILDLLRRINRELGLTVVLITHQMDVIKQVCDRLAVLDAGRVVEQGRVIDVFLQPHHEVTRALIGDVIAQELPPAMKARVAERLKNGRGHLLRLAFTGSGVDQPILSETIRRYELDFNILHGQIDEIQGQAFGSLAVLADGEPVKMAQALAYLREQGVVVEELAYVD, encoded by the coding sequence ATGATCGAACTCAAAAATATTTCTCAGCGTTTCGCTGGGCCTAAGGGCTGGGTCGAAGCGCTGCACAACGTCAATCTGTCGATTCCGCCAGGTGAAGTGTTCGGCATCATCGGGCGCAGTGGCGCAGGCAAGAGCACGCTCGTGCGCACCATCAACCTGTTGACCCGGCCAACCGAAGGCAACATCGTGGTCAATGGCCGCGACCTGACGTTGCTGGATGCCGCTTCGTTGCGCGAGGCCCGGCGCGAGATCGGCATGATCTTCCAGCACTTCAACTTACTGTCGTCGCGCACGGTATACGGCAATGTCGCGCTGCCGCTCGAACTGGCGGGGCTCAAGCGCGCTGAGATCGAGGCCGCCGTGCTGCCCTTGCTGGATCTGGTTGGACTGTCGGCGCAGAAGGACCGTTATCCGGCGCAAATCAGCGGTGGCCAGAAGCAGCGCGTCGGTATTGCGCGGGCGCTGGCCAGCAAACCCAAAGTCCTGCTTTCCGACGAAGCCACCTCCGCGCTTGATCCTGAAACCACGCGCGCCATTCTTGATCTGCTCCGGCGCATCAATCGTGAACTTGGCCTGACCGTCGTGCTGATTACGCATCAGATGGACGTGATTAAACAGGTCTGTGATCGTCTGGCGGTACTGGACGCTGGCCGGGTGGTGGAGCAGGGGCGTGTGATTGATGTGTTTTTACAGCCGCATCACGAAGTGACGCGCGCGTTGATTGGGGATGTGATCGCGCAAGAACTCCCTCCTGCGATGAAAGCCCGCGTGGCCGAGCGCCTGAAAAACGGCCGGGGTCATTTGCTGCGCCTCGCCTTCACCGGCTCGGGCGTAGACCAACCCATTCTTTCCGAAACGATTCGCCGCTACGAGCTGGACTTCAACATCCTGCATGGCCAGATCGACGAGATCCAGGGGCAGGCGTTTGGCTCGCTCGCGGTGCTCGCGGACGGTGAGCCGGTGAAGATGGCGCAAGCGCTGGCGTATCTGCGTGAACAGGGTGTGGTGGTTGAGGAGCTGGCCTATGTTGACTGA
- a CDS encoding electron transfer flavoprotein subunit beta/FixA family protein, translated as MKILVPVKRVVDYNVKVRVKSDGTGVDIANVKMSMNPFDEIAVEEAVRLKEAGVATEVIVVSVGVTQAQETLRTALAIGADRAILIEANEEVQPLAVAKLLKALVDKEQPQLVILGKQAIDDDSNQTGQMLAALAGLPQATFASKVVMADGRVQVSREVDGGAETLSLSLPAVITTDLRLNEPRYVTLPNIMKAKKKPLETLKPEDLGVDISPRLKTLKVVEPPRRSAGVKVPDVKTLVEKLKTEAKVL; from the coding sequence ATGAAAATCCTGGTGCCAGTCAAACGAGTGGTCGATTACAACGTCAAGGTTCGGGTCAAATCGGACGGCACGGGCGTTGATATTGCGAATGTGAAGATGTCGATGAACCCCTTCGACGAGATCGCGGTAGAAGAAGCGGTGCGTCTGAAAGAAGCGGGGGTGGCGACGGAAGTGATTGTGGTGTCGGTAGGCGTGACGCAGGCCCAGGAAACGCTGCGCACCGCGCTGGCGATTGGTGCCGACCGCGCGATCCTGATCGAAGCGAATGAAGAAGTGCAGCCACTGGCTGTGGCGAAACTGCTCAAAGCGCTGGTGGACAAGGAGCAGCCGCAACTGGTGATTCTTGGCAAACAGGCGATCGACGACGACTCAAACCAGACCGGCCAGATGCTCGCCGCGCTGGCCGGTCTGCCGCAAGCGACGTTTGCTTCAAAGGTGGTGATGGCCGATGGCCGGGTTCAGGTTTCGCGTGAAGTAGATGGCGGTGCTGAAACCCTGTCGCTCTCGCTGCCCGCTGTGATTACCACCGATCTGCGTCTGAACGAACCCCGTTACGTGACGCTGCCCAACATCATGAAGGCCAAGAAAAAGCCGCTTGAAACACTCAAGCCGGAAGACTTGGGCGTCGATATCAGTCCCCGTCTGAAAACCCTGAAGGTTGTCGAGCCGCCGCGGCGCAGCGCGGGCGTCAAGGTGCCGGACGTGAAAACGCTGGTTGAGAAGCTGAAAACCGAAGCCAAGGTGCTGTAA
- the rpsP gene encoding 30S ribosomal protein S16, translated as MVIIRLARGGSKKRPFYNIVATDSRNRRDGRFIERVGFYNPIATKGEALRIAQDRLTYWQGVGAQLSPTVQRLVKEAQKAAAAAA; from the coding sequence ATGGTCATCATTCGCCTGGCTCGTGGCGGCTCGAAGAAGCGCCCTTTTTACAATATCGTCGCAACCGATTCGCGTAACCGTCGTGACGGCCGCTTTATCGAGCGCGTTGGGTTTTACAACCCGATAGCAACAAAGGGCGAAGCGTTGCGTATCGCTCAAGATCGCCTGACTTACTGGCAAGGTGTTGGCGCGCAACTGTCGCCTACCGTTCAGCGTCTCGTCAAAGAAGCACAAAAGGCCGCTGCGGCTGCTGCCTGA